The following nucleotide sequence is from Streptomyces bathyalis.
GCGACGGCCGACATGAACACGCTGCTGCCGTGGGAGAAGGGCAACCCGGACCCGCTGTGGGAGCACACGGCCGGCACGTACGTGCTGGACATGGCCGTCCTGCTGGGCCTGGGCATCGCCCTGGTCTTCGTCGTGGCGAGGCTGCTGCGCCGCCACGAGCCCGAGGTCATGCGCAAGTAGCGACCGGGGCCGGGCCCGGATCGATCCGGACGACGGGCTCCGGACCCCGCAACGCGCCAGGAGGCGGCGGCATCACAAGAGGATGCCGCCGCCTCCGGCGTGTGCGCCACTACGAGCGGAGCCGTTGCCGCGTGCCCGTGCGGCCGCTGCTCAGTACCAGTTGTTGGACTGCCAGAAGGACCACGCGCCGCAGGGGCTGCCGTAGCGGTCCTTCATGTAGTTCAGCCCCCACTTGACCTGCGTGGCGGCGTTGTTCCGCCAGTCCGGGCCGGCGGAGGCCATCTTGGAGCCGGGCAGAGCCTGCACGAGCCCGTACGCGCCGCTGGGGTTCTGCGCGTGCACGTTCCAGCCGCTCTCCTTCTCGACGATGTTCGAGAAGCACTGGAACTGGGTCTCGTCGCCGATGATCTGCCGGGCGATCTGCTGCGGCGAGCCCGAGGGGGACTTGACCTTGCTCCGCTCCGCGGAGCGGCTCGCTGCGAGCTCACGCTCCCGCTCGGCCTTCACGGCGGCCTCGTGCCGTGCCTTCGCGCGGGCTTCGGCCTTCTTGCGGGCCTCGGCCTTGGCGTGTGCGCGTGCGCGGTCGTTCGCGGCAGAGGTCTGAGCGTCGATGCTCGCCTTCTGCTCGGCCGGGCTGTCCGCGGCAGTCTGCAGTGCGACGGGCTTGGCCGCCATCTCCGGTCCGGCAGTCACGCTCCCGCTGCTCTTCTGACCTGGCACGACGGTGAAGGCGAAAGCCGTGACACCGACGGCTGCGGCTCCGGTCGCCGCAGAGATCTTGTGCAGACGGGACAGCCTGCCGTGGCGTTCGGGATTGGGAACGCTCATGGGAGGAAACCTCTTCCAGTTCGCGGACCGCAGCGACGGTGGCCGCTGCGGCGGCAGTCATTCTCAGCTGCCGTCAGTCACCGGGCAAAAATCACCATTACTAACCTTGGTAGTGGATTTGGAGCAGAGCGGATGCCTTGACGTGCAAGCGCTGCACGTCCGGTCAGTGGACAACGTCTACTAAGTACGTTCGTACGTGATCTGGGTCCTATGCGGCGACTCACACCGCACACCCGGTTACTTTTACGCAGTGTGTAGTTGCGATAAACGCAGGGTCACACTGCTGGTCCCAGGTCCTAGGACTCCGGACCCCCGTCCAGGTCCCGCCCCGGGCCGATCCGAAGGGCTCTGCGCGCGGGTACCGTGACGGCATGCTCCGCAGCTCCGGGCTCGCCGCGGTCAGCGCCGCGATCCTCTCCATGAACAGGCAACTCGAGGTCCGCGACGTCCTGCAGACGATCGTCTCCTCGGCCCGTGAGCTGCTGGACGCCGAGTACGCGGCCCTCGGCGTGCCCGACGACCACGGCGGCTTCGCGCAGTTCGTGGTGGACGGGGTGACGGACGAACAGTGGAAGTCCATCGGGCCGCTGCCCCGTCAGCACGGCATCCTCGCCGCGATGCTCCAGGAGGCCACGCCCCAGCGGCTCGCCGACGTACGCAACGACACGCGCTTCGGCGGCTGGCCCCGCGCGCACCCGGAACTCGCCGACTTCCTCGGGATGCCCGTCGCCGACGGCGAGGAGGTGCTCGGCGCACTCTTCCTCGCGAACAAGAGGTGCACGCCCGCCGCCGGCGCGGAGTCCCCGGCGCACGGACAGGAGGCCGACC
It contains:
- a CDS encoding transglycosylase SLT domain-containing protein; translated protein: MSVPNPERHGRLSRLHKISAATGAAAVGVTAFAFTVVPGQKSSGSVTAGPEMAAKPVALQTAADSPAEQKASIDAQTSAANDRARAHAKAEARKKAEARAKARHEAAVKAERERELAASRSAERSKVKSPSGSPQQIARQIIGDETQFQCFSNIVEKESGWNVHAQNPSGAYGLVQALPGSKMASAGPDWRNNAATQVKWGLNYMKDRYGSPCGAWSFWQSNNWY